In Symmachiella dynata, the following are encoded in one genomic region:
- a CDS encoding DNA adenine methylase, giving the protein MDSTQTPLRRPPATRYQGSKFKLLPELSCQFENLEFTTALDAFAGTGSVAYLLKSLGKQVTANDYLYSNQLSLRALIENQETVLTDNTIDAILKPQPGRDYDDLIQRTFAGIYFTDEENRWLDTVAQNLPCIAEGNERALAYYALFQAAIAKRPYNLFHRRNLYMRTAQVQRSFGNKATWDTPFEDHFRRHAAAANATIFDSGVACRATCEDVLDVNSQFELVYIDSPYINGRGTGVDYRDFYHFLEGLVDYKNWGPQIDHTRKHRPLTRARSPWTDPRQIQTAFDNLFARFADSILVVSYRSDGIPSIDELTTLLQRHKSRVEQIPLGRYQYALSKNNRSQEVLLIGR; this is encoded by the coding sequence ATGGATTCCACACAAACCCCACTCCGCCGCCCGCCGGCCACGCGCTATCAAGGAAGCAAATTCAAACTGCTCCCGGAACTGAGTTGCCAGTTCGAAAATTTGGAATTCACGACCGCTCTCGACGCCTTTGCGGGAACCGGTTCGGTCGCCTATCTGCTCAAGAGCCTGGGCAAACAGGTCACCGCCAACGATTACCTGTATTCCAATCAACTGTCATTGCGAGCATTGATTGAAAACCAGGAAACCGTTCTCACCGACAACACGATCGACGCGATCTTGAAACCCCAGCCGGGGCGTGACTATGACGATCTGATTCAACGGACGTTCGCGGGGATCTATTTCACCGACGAGGAAAACCGTTGGCTGGACACAGTCGCCCAGAATCTTCCGTGCATCGCCGAAGGTAACGAACGGGCGCTGGCGTATTACGCTTTATTTCAGGCGGCGATTGCCAAGCGGCCGTATAACCTCTTTCATCGCCGAAACCTTTATATGCGCACCGCACAGGTGCAGCGGAGTTTTGGGAACAAGGCCACCTGGGACACGCCGTTCGAGGACCATTTCCGCCGCCACGCCGCTGCCGCCAATGCCACGATCTTCGACAGCGGTGTTGCATGCCGTGCAACGTGCGAGGATGTCTTGGATGTGAACAGTCAATTCGAGCTGGTCTACATCGACTCTCCCTACATCAACGGCCGCGGGACCGGCGTCGATTACCGTGACTTCTATCACTTTTTAGAAGGCTTGGTGGACTACAAGAATTGGGGACCGCAAATCGACCACACGCGGAAACACCGTCCACTGACCCGCGCCCGCTCACCGTGGACTGATCCCCGCCAAATCCAAACCGCCTTCGACAACCTCTTCGCCCGTTTCGCTGATTCGATTCTAGTCGTCTCCTACCGTAGCGACGGAATCCCCAGTATCGACGAACTCACTACACTGCTGCAGCGTCACAAATCGCGCGTCGAACAGATCCCGTTAGGGCGCTACCAATACGCACTCTCAAAGAACAACCGCTCGCAAGAAGTATTACTAATCGGACGCTGA
- a CDS encoding mandelate racemase/muconate lactonizing enzyme family protein, with protein MKIVKVEVIPLIGGTVDGGWPQGHEPEEDLNTLIEVQTDEGITGVGSCFTSGSLVQGAMKLLWPLLDGESAVEPERVTETLREATFWQGRGGAVEHTISGLDIALWDIMGKACGQPVSRLLGGNYRTRIKPYGSMLFDEPDVLRDQLESTVARGFQAIKLGWRPFGRRNRKFDELLIRTARETVGEKVELMVDAGGSEQFWPHGLNWARETAKMLADYDIVWFEEPLPPDDLEGHIELTRTSPVPIAGGEVLTRRQSFMPWLERRAVDIIQPDSTKNGGLSETRRIAWCAYDHNIQVVTHGWNTAIGLAADLQMAAALPVARYVEYLTPCAYLEELTVEPFTLDEEGYLEIPQGPGLGVELDHERLARFRS; from the coding sequence ATGAAAATTGTCAAAGTCGAAGTCATTCCGCTGATTGGTGGAACTGTGGATGGGGGTTGGCCGCAGGGGCATGAGCCGGAAGAGGACCTCAATACGCTGATCGAGGTGCAGACCGACGAGGGGATCACGGGCGTCGGAAGTTGTTTCACCTCCGGAAGTTTGGTTCAGGGGGCGATGAAACTACTCTGGCCGTTGCTCGACGGGGAGTCGGCCGTGGAGCCGGAACGGGTGACCGAGACCTTGCGGGAAGCGACATTTTGGCAAGGACGGGGCGGGGCGGTCGAGCACACGATTTCGGGACTGGACATCGCCCTGTGGGACATCATGGGCAAAGCCTGCGGGCAACCGGTCTCGCGGCTGTTAGGCGGCAACTACCGCACGCGGATCAAGCCATACGGTTCGATGCTATTTGACGAGCCGGATGTGCTCCGCGACCAATTGGAGTCGACCGTGGCACGCGGATTCCAGGCCATCAAACTCGGCTGGCGACCGTTCGGGCGTCGCAATCGTAAATTTGACGAATTGCTGATCCGTACCGCCCGTGAGACTGTCGGCGAAAAAGTGGAGCTCATGGTCGATGCGGGGGGGAGCGAGCAATTTTGGCCGCACGGTCTGAACTGGGCCCGCGAAACGGCCAAGATGTTGGCCGACTATGACATCGTCTGGTTCGAGGAACCGTTGCCGCCGGACGATCTGGAAGGGCACATCGAACTAACGCGAACCTCCCCCGTGCCGATTGCCGGCGGCGAGGTCTTAACGCGCCGGCAATCCTTCATGCCGTGGCTCGAGCGGCGAGCGGTCGACATTATTCAACCCGATTCGACCAAAAACGGCGGATTGAGCGAAACCCGCCGAATCGCCTGGTGCGCCTACGATCACAACATCCAGGTCGTCACGCACGGCTGGAACACCGCCATCGGCTTGGCAGCAGACCTACAAATGGCCGCCGCCCTGCCCGTCGCCCGCTACGTCGAATACCTCACACCGTGCGCCTACCTCGAAGAACTGACCGTCGAGCCCTTCACGCTCGATGAGGAAGGCTACCTGGAGATCCCGCAAGGACCGGGTCTGGGAGTGGAGTTGGACCACGAGCGTTTGGCGCGATTTCGCTCGTAA
- a CDS encoding peroxiredoxin: MTVQVGQPAPEFSVQAYDRTKDGTDDQFQDIKLSDYKGKWVCLFFYPLDFTFVCPTEIVAFNNELGEFQDRDCEVLTASTDSAFSHKGWCDSHEDLAKLNYLMLADTTHQMSEDYGVLKADQGIAYRGVFLIDPNGIVRWLAIHDLGVGRNVAEVLRVLDALQTDKLCPCNWSKGEKTLN, from the coding sequence ATGACCGTTCAAGTCGGCCAACCCGCACCCGAGTTTTCCGTCCAAGCCTACGACCGCACCAAAGATGGCACGGACGACCAATTCCAGGACATCAAACTGTCGGATTACAAAGGCAAGTGGGTCTGCTTGTTTTTCTATCCCCTGGACTTCACCTTCGTCTGCCCGACCGAAATCGTCGCCTTCAATAACGAATTGGGCGAATTCCAGGACCGCGACTGCGAAGTCTTGACCGCCAGCACAGACAGCGCCTTTTCGCACAAAGGTTGGTGCGACAGCCACGAAGATTTGGCCAAACTGAATTACTTGATGTTGGCTGATACCACGCATCAAATGTCGGAAGACTACGGTGTGCTGAAAGCCGATCAAGGGATCGCCTACCGCGGCGTGTTTTTGATCGATCCCAACGGCATCGTGCGGTGGTTGGCCATTCACGATCTGGGCGTTGGCCGGAACGTCGCCGAAGTGCTGCGTGTTTTGGACGCTCTCCAGACCGATAAGCTTTGCCCCTGCAACTGGAGCAAGGGCGAAAAAACGTTGAACTAA
- a CDS encoding carboxymuconolactone decarboxylase family protein produces the protein MSLVQPLPEADAVDKTAQTYGRIKEMFGSDTVPEPFLIYGGVPAFLQDFYMNFKKFVWTAGKLDEKTKAVIGLAVSVTKGNQLWTTRMQERLLSLGGTEQEVADVLAVAATCGMYNIFFKFRDIAGSDIFNGMSVGLRAHTFANTTLDDSTVELINIAISDMNGCKPCTSGHVEKARQLGLNDEQILEAVQCAATMAAGADFLNSTAL, from the coding sequence ATGTCACTTGTCCAACCGTTACCCGAAGCGGACGCCGTTGATAAGACAGCGCAGACCTACGGCCGGATCAAGGAAATGTTCGGCAGCGATACGGTCCCCGAACCGTTTTTGATCTACGGAGGCGTGCCGGCGTTCTTGCAAGACTTCTACATGAACTTCAAAAAGTTCGTGTGGACCGCTGGAAAGCTCGACGAAAAAACCAAGGCCGTCATCGGCTTGGCCGTCAGCGTGACCAAGGGAAACCAACTCTGGACCACGCGCATGCAAGAGCGGCTTTTGTCGCTGGGCGGAACCGAGCAGGAAGTGGCTGACGTTCTCGCCGTAGCTGCCACCTGCGGGATGTACAACATCTTCTTCAAATTCCGCGACATTGCCGGCAGCGATATCTTCAACGGCATGTCAGTCGGGCTGCGTGCGCACACGTTCGCCAATACGACGCTGGATGACTCGACGGTGGAATTGATCAACATCGCCATCAGCGACATGAACGGCTGCAAGCCGTGCACGTCCGGCCACGTCGAGAAAGCCCGTCAACTGGGGCTCAATGACGAGCAGATTTTAGAAGCCGTGCAATGCGCCGCCACGATGGCCGCCGGCGCAGACTTTTTGAATTCCACTGCCCTATAA